In Lentilitoribacter sp. Alg239-R112, the following proteins share a genomic window:
- a CDS encoding TRAP transporter substrate-binding protein yields MLKILTQTLLAGATALAFMAGSAAAEQTKLRIQTHFSTETLSGKMAGEFIEDVKAMSNGEIEIEMFYSGAVVKAAETFDAAATGILDCDMTGGAYQTGKNPAFQFAGDLTGGYQNPYQQYAWLLHGGGYDALNKLYNANNMEFVGWWIPGPESLSSTKPFTGVADLKGWKFRSPPGVITNIFTKLGASPIVMDFNEIFTALETGIIDGADAANLTNNVGLGLYDIANNTNYPGFHSMPADHLACRKDIWDAMPAHHKAILKVGMQALGLKNSTINEVQNAQTAKELAAKGVKLNTWSDSDMAVYRGAVQEAWTEFATTPEAKELLDSHVSFLKDLGAMK; encoded by the coding sequence ATGCTTAAAATACTAACACAAACATTGCTTGCAGGTGCAACTGCATTGGCATTTATGGCTGGCAGCGCAGCTGCGGAACAAACAAAGCTTCGCATTCAAACGCACTTTTCAACTGAAACACTATCTGGCAAAATGGCCGGAGAATTTATTGAAGACGTTAAGGCAATGTCCAACGGCGAAATTGAAATAGAAATGTTCTATTCAGGTGCCGTTGTTAAAGCAGCTGAGACATTTGACGCCGCTGCAACCGGTATCCTCGATTGCGACATGACAGGTGGCGCTTATCAAACTGGTAAAAACCCGGCATTTCAGTTCGCTGGCGATTTAACCGGTGGTTACCAAAACCCATATCAGCAATATGCCTGGCTTCTTCACGGCGGTGGTTATGATGCGCTAAACAAACTCTACAATGCCAATAATATGGAATTTGTAGGTTGGTGGATTCCAGGTCCTGAATCGCTATCTTCAACAAAACCATTTACAGGCGTTGCAGACCTTAAGGGCTGGAAATTCCGTTCACCTCCAGGTGTAATTACCAACATTTTCACAAAGCTTGGCGCTTCGCCAATTGTGATGGATTTCAACGAAATCTTTACAGCTCTTGAAACTGGTATCATCGATGGCGCCGATGCGGCTAACTTGACCAACAATGTCGGTCTTGGCTTGTATGATATTGCGAATAACACAAACTATCCAGGTTTCCACTCAATGCCTGCTGATCACCTGGCTTGTCGCAAGGACATCTGGGATGCAATGCCAGCACACCATAAGGCAATTTTGAAAGTTGGTATGCAGGCACTTGGCCTGAAAAACTCAACAATCAACGAAGTTCAAAACGCTCAAACAGCAAAAGAACTGGCCGCAAAGGGTGTGAAACTAAATACTTGGTCTGATTCCGACATGGCAGTTTATCGTGGTGCCGTTCAAGAAGCTTGGACAGAATTTGCGACAACACCAGAAGCAAAAGAGCTTTTGGATAGTCACGTTTCTTTCCTTAAAGACCTTGGCGCAATGAAATAA
- a CDS encoding mandelate racemase/muconate lactonizing enzyme family protein, whose translation MKIIKVTSHILQYDMPEQLGYSQQYYAKRSAHLVEVETDDGITGWGECFGPGNIAIANKSIVENVIQPMILGDDPMDRDVIWHKVYNLMRDHGQKGMPMQSLSGVDIALWDIAGKVAKLPLYKLIGGAHRKDISVYGYGMMLRPEPIEQLISRFADEAAAIKDMGFSATKMKIGMGPKDDIRLAETVRYSVGDDFRFMADANHCYTTSDAFYVGRALDELGAYWFEEPIAPEDLDGYRELRQGLKVNISGGEAEFNRWGWRGLLEARGLDIAQPEVCALGGISEYLRVLALCHAHFTPVVNHVWGSAIAVATNMHLLMAMPDLPGGLHPWEPMLEFDTTDNKFRDELLTTPLDIQSQVKQNGGRVVAPVGDGLGVEPDRDFIRHYKIH comes from the coding sequence ATGAAAATCATCAAAGTAACCAGTCATATTCTCCAATATGACATGCCGGAGCAACTTGGATATTCGCAACAATATTATGCGAAGCGAAGTGCGCATTTGGTTGAAGTAGAAACTGATGATGGCATCACGGGTTGGGGAGAATGTTTTGGGCCAGGAAACATTGCAATCGCCAATAAATCCATTGTTGAGAATGTCATTCAACCCATGATCTTGGGTGATGATCCGATGGATAGAGACGTCATCTGGCATAAAGTTTATAATCTCATGCGCGATCATGGGCAAAAAGGCATGCCGATGCAATCACTATCTGGTGTAGATATCGCCTTGTGGGACATAGCAGGCAAGGTTGCAAAACTTCCATTATACAAGCTCATTGGCGGTGCGCACAGAAAGGATATTTCCGTATATGGTTACGGAATGATGCTGCGCCCAGAGCCCATAGAGCAACTCATCTCTCGGTTTGCGGACGAGGCTGCCGCAATTAAGGACATGGGCTTTTCAGCTACCAAGATGAAAATTGGCATGGGTCCGAAGGATGACATTCGCCTGGCAGAAACCGTCCGATACAGTGTCGGGGATGATTTTCGTTTTATGGCTGATGCAAACCATTGCTACACGACAAGCGACGCCTTCTACGTTGGCAGAGCGCTGGATGAATTAGGTGCTTATTGGTTTGAAGAACCAATTGCACCTGAGGATTTGGACGGTTATCGTGAACTTCGACAAGGCTTGAAAGTTAATATTTCTGGCGGGGAAGCTGAATTTAACCGATGGGGTTGGCGCGGCCTTCTAGAGGCAAGAGGACTGGACATTGCCCAACCGGAGGTCTGCGCATTGGGCGGAATTTCCGAATATCTACGAGTACTAGCCCTATGTCATGCGCATTTCACACCCGTAGTTAATCATGTGTGGGGTTCGGCAATCGCAGTTGCCACAAATATGCATCTCCTGATGGCAATGCCGGATTTACCGGGTGGATTGCACCCTTGGGAACCAATGCTTGAATTTGACACAACAGATAACAAGTTCCGTGATGAGTTACTCACAACACCACTTGATATTCAATCACAGGTAAAACAGAATGGTGGACGCGTGGTAGCGCCCGTCGGAGACGGGTTAGGAGTGGAACCTGATCGAGATTTCATTCGCCATTATAAGATTCATTGA
- a CDS encoding phytanoyl-CoA dioxygenase family protein, whose product MINESQVETFKNQGYLVVEDLLDQKTLRAIHQEYSELMDELYETWWREGKLEKTPDNLSFWEKLDCAYQGGFDWYQPFDISLPHSNITDKTPIHIGPAVFAMATHKNILDMVEKLIGPEITSNPIQHVRIKPPQQSVSNSENRAHVIATDWHQDMGVTLQEADKTEFVTVWLAIKDATIENGCLQVAAGNYDQMLPHCSKTQVGIADKFIPSGKTTPTPVKAGGAVIFHPLTPHSSLANNSDGYRWSFDLRYNVTGQPTGRSQFPSFVARSKNNPKTELKDWKVWKKMWEDTRHKLAHADHIPQHRWNSDSPYCA is encoded by the coding sequence ATGATTAACGAAAGTCAGGTCGAAACATTTAAAAATCAAGGCTACCTTGTTGTCGAGGATCTATTGGATCAAAAAACGCTCCGTGCGATTCATCAGGAATATAGCGAGTTGATGGATGAACTATATGAAACATGGTGGCGCGAAGGAAAGCTTGAAAAAACACCAGATAATTTGAGTTTCTGGGAAAAACTTGATTGTGCCTATCAAGGAGGATTTGACTGGTATCAACCATTTGATATCAGCCTGCCTCATTCCAATATCACCGACAAAACGCCCATACATATTGGTCCAGCAGTGTTTGCCATGGCTACGCACAAAAATATTCTTGATATGGTTGAAAAGCTTATAGGCCCCGAAATTACATCTAACCCAATACAACATGTGCGGATCAAACCACCACAACAATCGGTGTCAAATTCTGAAAACCGAGCACACGTGATCGCTACAGATTGGCACCAAGATATGGGGGTTACGTTGCAGGAAGCAGATAAAACAGAGTTTGTAACCGTTTGGCTCGCAATTAAAGACGCAACAATTGAGAATGGATGTCTTCAAGTTGCAGCTGGAAATTATGACCAGATGCTGCCGCATTGCTCAAAAACGCAAGTTGGAATTGCAGATAAATTTATACCTTCCGGCAAAACAACACCTACGCCTGTTAAGGCTGGTGGAGCTGTGATTTTTCACCCTCTTACACCACATTCTTCATTGGCAAATAACAGCGATGGATATAGGTGGTCGTTTGATCTTCGATATAATGTAACAGGACAACCAACCGGGCGTAGCCAATTCCCTAGTTTTGTTGCACGTTCAAAAAACAATCCAAAAACAGAATTAAAGGACTGGAAGGTTTGGAAAAAAATGTGGGAAGATACACGTCACAAACTAGCACACGCCGACCATATCCCTCAGCATCGCTGGAATTCTGATAGTCCCTATTGTGCATAA
- a CDS encoding DMT family transporter yields the protein MNNISKKFAAGGPLVGIIMILIANFLFSFVDTGAKWLAILGMSALQIAFMRYVGHFAISLGLFAKEGFDWNVIRCEKQFLVILRALCIMFATIANFFAIRYLSLSLTSTILFSSPIIICALSWPLLRERVGKFRWMAIGLGFIGILIAIRPFDESFHWAVLVSLSGAFAYALYSIITRKLSGTVPANTMQFWTGLIGTIAILPFAILDWQTPVSNFEWLVMFSLGVFAWAGHQFFTKAIAHAPPNLLMPFGYVFILYVTTWSFFVFDEVPDMWTITGAFIIIIAGLLIWFREKKLSASNIQT from the coding sequence ATGAATAATATTTCGAAAAAATTTGCTGCAGGTGGGCCACTCGTCGGCATCATAATGATCCTGATCGCAAATTTTCTCTTTTCCTTTGTTGACACCGGAGCAAAATGGCTTGCCATCTTAGGGATGTCTGCATTGCAGATCGCATTCATGCGATATGTAGGACATTTTGCAATTTCGTTGGGGCTCTTCGCTAAAGAAGGTTTCGATTGGAATGTCATAAGATGCGAAAAACAATTTCTAGTCATTTTGCGAGCGCTTTGCATTATGTTTGCAACCATCGCGAACTTCTTTGCAATTCGCTATCTATCACTCTCTCTTACATCAACAATTCTGTTTTCCTCACCAATTATCATCTGCGCGTTGTCTTGGCCTCTCCTTAGGGAACGAGTAGGAAAATTCCGATGGATGGCAATTGGTTTGGGTTTCATCGGAATATTAATAGCTATCAGACCTTTTGACGAAAGTTTTCACTGGGCCGTGCTTGTATCTTTGAGCGGAGCATTTGCTTATGCGCTCTACTCAATCATAACACGCAAATTGTCCGGTACCGTTCCGGCAAATACGATGCAATTTTGGACCGGGCTTATTGGAACAATTGCGATCCTACCATTTGCAATTCTAGATTGGCAAACACCTGTATCCAACTTTGAGTGGTTAGTTATGTTTAGTTTGGGCGTATTTGCATGGGCCGGGCATCAATTCTTCACAAAAGCTATAGCGCACGCCCCACCTAATCTGCTCATGCCATTTGGGTATGTGTTCATTTTGTATGTAACAACTTGGAGCTTCTTTGTATTTGACGAAGTCCCCGACATGTGGACAATTACTGGTGCGTTCATCATCATCATAGCTGGTCTTTTAATATGGTTCCGAGAGAAAAAATTAAGCGCATCAAATATTCAAACTTAG
- a CDS encoding TRAP transporter large permease subunit → MDIGTISIVLVIGLVFLLGIGMPLGFASAVLAALVMIMKFEPNILVDPLSFGEGMLTGRPGTGALYILTQKIYDLMTEYVLISVPLFIFMAALLERSGVAKQMYDSLDFWMSRMRGGIAIVTSLMAVLMAAMSGIIGGEVVLLGLIALPQMLRLGYNQNLAIGTICASGSLGTMIPPSIVLIIYGLITETSIKALFTGAFLPGFMLASFIILYIIIRTQLDPSQAPLPEPKEGDPEGSEKAVMFCGFLSILVASATTLLLARVAFLTLTERNVPTGENFEPPALGMLDQAPYMIGILMIALAFIFFVVGIEKTKSGWKHGKGLVPPLTVIGIVLGSIYGGITGITEAAGMGALAVFGIAALRGEASVELVWVSLMRTLRSTGTIIWVTVGAAALAGAYTLAGGPAYIAQLIVGAEMPTMVVILTMMVILLFMGAFMDWVGIVLLIIPVFLPIVKKLPIDEIGFIGQLSPQHVSIWFGVLFCMNMQVSFLSPPFGPAAFYLKSVAPSHISLTDIFRGFLPFIGVQLLALMVLLIWPSIVTLLL, encoded by the coding sequence ATGGATATAGGAACTATATCAATAGTATTGGTTATCGGACTAGTCTTTCTGCTGGGTATCGGCATGCCGCTTGGATTTGCATCTGCGGTCCTTGCAGCGCTTGTAATGATCATGAAATTTGAGCCAAATATTCTCGTCGATCCTCTTAGTTTTGGTGAGGGCATGCTGACGGGACGTCCGGGAACAGGTGCGCTCTATATTCTAACTCAAAAAATCTATGACTTGATGACAGAATATGTACTCATATCAGTCCCCTTGTTTATATTCATGGCAGCCTTGTTGGAACGTTCAGGCGTTGCGAAACAAATGTATGATAGTCTGGATTTCTGGATGTCGCGTATGCGCGGCGGCATCGCCATTGTTACCTCTCTTATGGCTGTTTTAATGGCTGCAATGTCAGGTATTATTGGTGGCGAAGTGGTATTACTTGGCCTGATCGCACTGCCGCAGATGCTGCGCCTTGGCTACAATCAAAATTTGGCGATCGGTACAATCTGCGCTTCCGGCTCACTTGGCACCATGATTCCACCCTCAATTGTTTTGATCATTTACGGTTTGATAACCGAAACATCTATTAAGGCACTATTCACTGGCGCTTTTTTACCGGGCTTCATGCTTGCAAGCTTCATTATCCTATACATTATCATCCGTACACAACTTGATCCTTCACAAGCACCATTACCTGAACCTAAAGAAGGAGATCCAGAAGGCAGCGAGAAGGCTGTTATGTTCTGTGGGTTCCTATCCATTCTGGTTGCCAGTGCAACGACTCTACTGCTGGCCCGAGTAGCCTTCCTCACCCTAACCGAACGTAATGTTCCCACCGGTGAGAATTTCGAACCACCAGCCTTAGGCATGCTAGATCAGGCGCCATATATGATCGGTATACTGATGATCGCATTGGCGTTCATATTCTTTGTTGTCGGGATTGAAAAAACAAAAAGTGGTTGGAAACATGGCAAAGGTTTAGTTCCGCCACTTACTGTTATCGGCATTGTACTCGGCTCAATTTATGGCGGCATAACAGGCATCACAGAGGCCGCGGGCATGGGTGCTTTGGCTGTCTTTGGCATTGCTGCATTACGGGGTGAAGCGTCCGTCGAACTCGTATGGGTCAGCCTTATGCGCACCCTACGTTCAACCGGCACAATTATTTGGGTTACAGTGGGTGCGGCAGCTTTGGCAGGCGCATACACGCTTGCAGGTGGGCCGGCCTATATCGCACAATTAATTGTTGGCGCGGAAATGCCAACAATGGTGGTCATCCTGACAATGATGGTCATTCTACTGTTCATGGGTGCTTTCATGGATTGGGTCGGAATTGTCTTGCTCATCATTCCTGTTTTCCTACCTATCGTGAAGAAATTACCAATTGATGAGATTGGCTTTATCGGCCAACTTTCGCCTCAACATGTATCAATTTGGTTTGGTGTTCTGTTCTGCATGAATATGCAGGTTAGCTTCTTGTCGCCGCCATTTGGACCAGCGGCTTTCTATCTGAAATCAGTTGCACCATCGCATATTTCACTAACAGACATTTTCAGAGGTTTCTTACCATTTATCGGTGTTCAATTACTGGCATTGATGGTCCTCCTCATATGGCCATCGATTGTTACGTTATTGCTCTAA
- a CDS encoding carbohydrate kinase, whose product MIVCCGEALIDMLPRKLTSSEDVFLPVPGGAIFNTAIALGRLGEDVGFISGISTDMFGTQLVEALNASHVSESYCIRNDQPTTLAFVKLTDGNAKYSFFDEQSAGRNISQQDLPTISADVEALHFGAISLIPEPCGSTYETLLLKQAPSHVISLDPNIRISFIKDAEKHRARIKRMAEASDIIKVSDEDLAWIAETSNERSQIDQWLSASASIVIITRGGDGADVYTKNYHFNSPAIKTTIVDTVGAGDTFNAGLLSGLKRANLLRKDKLVSIGQDDLEKAVHLANKVASITVSRAGANPPWKHEL is encoded by the coding sequence ATGATCGTCTGTTGCGGAGAGGCATTAATTGACATGCTTCCAAGAAAGTTAACCTCTAGCGAGGATGTATTCCTACCTGTCCCGGGTGGCGCCATATTCAATACAGCCATTGCTCTTGGTCGTTTGGGCGAAGACGTCGGTTTCATCTCCGGAATATCGACAGACATGTTTGGCACACAGCTTGTCGAGGCTTTAAACGCATCGCATGTTTCCGAAAGCTATTGTATACGAAATGACCAGCCTACCACACTTGCATTTGTTAAGCTGACAGACGGAAATGCCAAGTATTCTTTCTTTGATGAACAAAGCGCAGGGCGCAACATCTCCCAACAAGACTTACCGACAATAAGTGCTGATGTTGAGGCGCTTCATTTCGGAGCCATCAGTTTGATCCCCGAACCATGTGGTTCTACTTACGAAACATTATTACTCAAACAAGCTCCCTCCCATGTCATTTCTCTCGATCCCAATATCCGAATAAGCTTCATAAAGGATGCTGAGAAACATCGGGCGCGAATAAAACGCATGGCAGAAGCTTCCGACATCATAAAAGTCTCCGATGAAGACTTGGCATGGATTGCGGAAACTTCAAATGAAAGGTCTCAAATAGATCAATGGCTTTCTGCCTCCGCCTCAATTGTAATTATTACACGCGGAGGTGATGGCGCAGACGTCTACACGAAGAACTATCATTTCAATTCACCCGCAATCAAAACTACAATAGTTGATACGGTCGGTGCTGGTGACACATTTAATGCTGGTTTATTATCAGGGCTTAAACGTGCAAACCTTCTCCGTAAAGACAAGCTTGTATCCATTGGGCAAGACGATCTAGAAAAAGCAGTCCATCTAGCCAACAAGGTCGCAAGCATTACTGTTTCTCGAGCAGGTGCAAATCCACCTTGGAAGCATGAACTATAG
- a CDS encoding TRAP transporter small permease has protein sequence MDEKTGGLKEWIYPFAFIFCAGWVIWHGPAYILDFVPHDNESMVAQMTELHQRKDVSPGLSGLFGGLTDIIDWIALLLVPVFFYLGMRSLMLATMEFQQYSRADKFAMFIGRITMILIISMTLIMLYEVLLRYAIEAPTLWANELTLWIAGFVFMLSGIYAMQQRSHIRIFIIYDIMPRWAQHVCDTISVTLLWFFAACLVFGSYNQVFIIKFYRWQTFGTAFDPPIPATIQPMILITVCLISLQALLNLIADWNRDPSEIIEKDVIDEEELEAIKKSVGAS, from the coding sequence TTGGACGAGAAAACTGGTGGTCTAAAGGAGTGGATATACCCATTTGCATTCATTTTTTGTGCTGGTTGGGTCATATGGCACGGGCCTGCATACATTCTTGATTTTGTACCCCATGATAATGAAAGCATGGTTGCACAGATGACAGAACTGCATCAGCGCAAAGACGTTTCACCCGGCCTATCTGGCCTCTTCGGCGGATTAACAGATATTATAGATTGGATTGCGCTTCTACTCGTTCCAGTATTTTTCTATCTTGGTATGCGATCTTTAATGCTAGCGACAATGGAATTTCAACAATATAGTCGCGCCGATAAATTCGCAATGTTCATTGGCCGCATCACCATGATCTTGATCATTTCCATGACATTGATCATGCTATACGAGGTTTTACTACGTTATGCGATTGAGGCTCCAACCCTTTGGGCCAACGAGCTGACTCTTTGGATTGCAGGCTTTGTCTTTATGCTGTCGGGTATTTATGCCATGCAACAGCGCAGCCACATACGTATTTTTATCATCTATGACATCATGCCCAGATGGGCTCAACATGTATGCGACACCATATCAGTTACACTGCTTTGGTTCTTTGCTGCCTGTCTGGTTTTTGGAAGTTACAATCAAGTCTTCATCATCAAATTTTATCGCTGGCAGACGTTTGGAACCGCGTTTGACCCACCCATTCCAGCGACAATTCAACCAATGATCTTGATCACTGTTTGCCTCATTTCTTTGCAAGCGCTGCTTAACTTGATAGCCGATTGGAACCGAGATCCATCAGAGATTATCGAAAAAGATGTTATCGACGAAGAAGAACTTGAAGCGATCAAAAAAAGCGTAGGGGCAAGTTAA
- a CDS encoding iron-containing alcohol dehydrogenase: MQLVGNWSYPTAMKFGVGRISEIADACIQSGMKKPLLVTDRGLASMDITKRTLDILEASGLGRGMFSEVDPNPTDNNAEEGVRIYREGGYDGVVAFGGGSGLDLAKVIALMAGQTRPLWDFEDVDDWWTRADADAIAPIVAVPTTAGTGSEVGRASIITKSDSQEKKIIFHPKLLPTVVICDPELTVGMPQFLTAGTGLDAFAHCVEAYSSPHYHPMSQGIALEGMRLVKEYLPRAYADGTDIEARAHMMSAAAMGATAFQKGLGAIHALSHPIGAIYHTHHGTTNAVCMPAVLQFNKDAIEERFNSAAAYLDIEGGFSGFCTYVDDLNASMKIPKTLSELGIENPDMDRLVKGALADPSTGGNPIEMNEQNTRKLLEELV, from the coding sequence ATGCAACTCGTTGGAAACTGGTCATACCCTACAGCAATGAAATTTGGCGTTGGTCGAATTTCGGAAATTGCAGATGCTTGTATTCAATCTGGAATGAAGAAGCCACTTCTTGTTACGGATCGCGGATTAGCAAGTATGGATATCACAAAACGTACACTTGATATTCTTGAGGCAAGCGGTCTGGGACGGGGGATGTTCTCCGAGGTTGATCCCAATCCGACAGATAACAATGCCGAAGAAGGTGTTCGTATTTATCGTGAAGGTGGCTATGATGGAGTAGTCGCATTTGGTGGCGGATCTGGCCTGGATTTAGCTAAAGTTATAGCGCTCATGGCAGGTCAGACACGACCATTATGGGATTTTGAAGATGTGGATGATTGGTGGACGCGAGCCGATGCCGATGCAATTGCTCCAATTGTTGCCGTCCCTACAACAGCTGGTACCGGTTCTGAAGTAGGACGCGCCAGCATCATCACAAAATCTGATAGCCAAGAGAAGAAAATTATCTTTCACCCCAAATTGCTTCCAACTGTTGTGATTTGTGATCCGGAACTTACCGTTGGAATGCCCCAGTTTTTGACTGCTGGAACCGGACTTGACGCGTTTGCCCATTGCGTGGAGGCTTATTCTAGCCCCCATTACCATCCAATGAGCCAGGGGATAGCGCTTGAAGGAATGCGTCTGGTTAAAGAATATTTACCACGTGCTTATGCTGATGGTACAGACATTGAGGCGCGCGCGCATATGATGTCTGCTGCTGCAATGGGAGCCACAGCATTTCAAAAAGGTTTAGGCGCTATCCATGCGTTGAGCCATCCAATTGGCGCGATCTACCATACACATCATGGCACAACCAATGCAGTTTGCATGCCTGCTGTTTTGCAGTTTAATAAAGATGCTATCGAAGAACGTTTTAATTCGGCTGCAGCATATCTAGATATTGAAGGCGGGTTTAGTGGTTTCTGCACCTATGTGGATGATCTCAATGCTTCAATGAAAATTCCGAAAACCCTGTCTGAACTTGGAATTGAAAATCCAGATATGGATCGGCTCGTAAAAGGTGCTTTGGCTGACCCAAGTACCGGCGGAAATCCGATCGAAATGAACGAGCAGAATACGCGTAAACTTCTTGAAGAGCTTGTTTGA
- a CDS encoding Gfo/Idh/MocA family oxidoreductase, with protein MHNVINKTQAVRIAIMGAGLIGERHARLAEAHPDVELAAIIDPDPKKSTLAAELNCEHFNSLTDIAPNICDAVVIATPNSDHLKSGLQCLEMGLPCLIEKPIADTVENAEKLAVAFENQNIPLLIGHHRRYHHFSTRAKDIIEKNKLGRPILASIIWAVRKPDSYFKQGVWRTKSDGGPLLINFIHEADLLLYIFGKVINVQATTSNRQRKQSVEDTAAIILTFETGVIATVVLSDTALTPWSFEGACGENPNIAETGISSWRIGCTEGAFDFPNLNIWTDSENGIGDWSRKLKSQTQQVSQVDPLYDQLSHFVELIRGTAKKPICSGRDGLEALRLVEWIKRSADTSHFSNADVTSPLDIKKRLA; from the coding sequence GTGCATAATGTAATCAATAAAACGCAGGCCGTCCGAATTGCGATCATGGGTGCGGGATTAATTGGGGAGCGCCATGCGCGACTTGCTGAGGCGCATCCAGATGTGGAGCTCGCAGCTATTATTGATCCAGACCCCAAAAAAAGCACATTAGCCGCTGAATTGAATTGTGAGCATTTCAATTCTCTGACAGACATTGCACCCAACATTTGCGATGCAGTTGTCATAGCAACCCCTAATTCAGACCATCTAAAGTCAGGCCTCCAATGCCTTGAAATGGGTTTGCCTTGCCTGATCGAAAAACCAATCGCAGACACCGTCGAAAATGCGGAGAAATTAGCTGTAGCATTTGAAAATCAGAACATTCCGTTGTTAATCGGTCATCACCGTCGATATCATCATTTTTCAACTCGAGCTAAGGACATCATAGAAAAAAATAAACTTGGGCGACCTATTTTAGCGTCCATAATTTGGGCGGTACGGAAACCAGATTCTTACTTCAAACAGGGAGTTTGGCGAACCAAATCAGACGGCGGTCCACTTTTAATAAACTTTATCCATGAGGCAGATCTGCTCCTCTATATATTTGGTAAAGTTATTAATGTTCAGGCCACAACATCAAATAGGCAGCGCAAACAAAGTGTAGAAGATACGGCTGCAATTATATTGACGTTTGAAACAGGCGTAATTGCGACGGTTGTTTTGAGCGATACTGCGCTTACCCCTTGGAGTTTTGAGGGCGCGTGTGGTGAAAACCCAAACATTGCCGAAACTGGTATTTCCTCATGGAGAATTGGCTGTACTGAGGGGGCTTTCGATTTTCCAAACCTAAACATTTGGACAGATAGCGAAAACGGAATTGGAGACTGGTCCCGTAAGCTTAAATCACAAACTCAGCAAGTGAGCCAAGTAGATCCACTTTATGACCAGCTATCACACTTTGTGGAGTTAATACGCGGCACGGCAAAAAAACCAATCTGTAGCGGTCGTGACGGTTTAGAAGCGCTCCGTCTCGTCGAATGGATAAAGCGTTCCGCCGACACTTCGCATTTCAGTAATGCAGATGTAACCAGTCCCTTGGATATCAAAAAGCGATTGGCATAA